One genomic region from Quercus robur chromosome 4, dhQueRobu3.1, whole genome shotgun sequence encodes:
- the LOC126722685 gene encoding uncharacterized protein LOC126722685, which translates to MSVGRFPTEPGERESKRARGRVPLIGFTKEDKEGTIQPHDDALVVTLRIGGYDVRRVLVDQGSAVEVMYPDLYKGLNLKQEDLSPYNTPLLSFEGKIVIPKGMIRLPVQTDIEIVEVDFIVVDAYSPYTAIVARPWLHTLGAVSSTLHQKVKYPSEGRIKEIVGDQGMARHCMVSAIARRLSDAPSTSTGNTL; encoded by the coding sequence atgtcagtagGTAGGTTCCCGACAGAGCCAGGCGAAAGGGAATCCAAGAGGGCTAGAGGGAGAGTGCCATTAATTGGATTCACGAAAGAGGACAaggagggaactattcagccccATGACGACGCCCTAGTCGTGACactcagaataggaggttatgacgtgaggagggtgttagttgatcagggcAGCGCCGTGGAGGTGATGTACCCGGACCTATATAAAGGGCTGAATTTAAAGCAAGAGGACCTGTCGCCATACAACACTCCTCTGCTTAGCTTTGAgggaaaaatcgtcatccctAAGGGCATGATCAGattgcctgtgcaaacagacatAGAAATAGTGGAAGTAGACTTCATTGTGGTGGACGCATACTCACCCTACACGGCTATTGTggcacggccatggcttcacacgctaggggctgtgtcgtctACCCTGCACCAGAAGGTGAAGTATCCCTCAGAGGGCCGGATCAAAGAGATAGTGGGGGATCAAGGAATGGCCAGGCATTGCATGGTATCGGCCATTGCTCGACGATTAAGCGACGCGCCTTCCACTTCAACCGGGAAtaccttatag